A stretch of Fusarium fujikuroi IMI 58289 draft genome, chromosome FFUJ_chr10 DNA encodes these proteins:
- a CDS encoding related to hydroxyquinol-1,2-dioxygenase produces the protein MASNGTNGTNGATAQSKFDPNFTDHVIGLMSPETDPRQRVILTSLIRHMHDFCREVELTQDEWIIGVNYINSLGQAYKKNRNETWRVCDILGIESLVDEINHKVVTEGGKAPTSSSILGPFWSPETPFRDLGASVVQDMPKDGQLTFFHGVIRDVDTGKGIPNAVFDMWQASTNGKYDAHDPENQSRHNLRGKFRTDADGKFWFYCLKPTEYAIDTSGPSAELLKIMGRHPYRPAHIHIMVTHDDYLGVTAQLYPNDDPYLETDTACAVKDDLLLDFKPVKDEPKGAVLDVEYNVNLASKKYKPDNTMLMQNANQDKF, from the exons atggcCTCCAACGGTACAAACGGCACCAACGGCGCCACGGCGCAATCAAAGTTCGACCCCAACTTCACAGACCATGTCATCGGCCTCATGAGCCCCGAGACCGACCCCCGCCAGCGCGTCATCCTCACTTCTCTCATTCGTCACATGCACGACTTCTGCAGAGAGGTCGAGCTCACTCAGGACGAGTGGATCATCGGCGTCAACTACATCAACTCTCTTGGCCAGGCCTACAAGAAGAACCGCAACGAGACATGGCGCGTCTGCGACATTCTCGGAATTGAGTC CCTCGTCGATGAGATCAACCACAAGGTCGTCACCGAAGGCGGCAAGGCCCCTACATCCTCCAGCATTCTCGGCCCCTTCTGGTCTCCCGAGACCCCCTTCCGCGATCTCGGCGCCAGCGTCGTCCAAGACATGCCCAAGGATGGCCAACTCACATTCTTCCACGGCGTCATCCGCGACGTTGATACCGGAAAGGGAATCCCCAACGCCGTTTTCGACATGTGGCAAGCCAGCACCAACGGCAAATACGACGCCCACGACCCCGAGAACCAATCGCGCCACAACCTTCGCGGCAAGTTCCGCACCGACGCTGACGGAAAGTTCTGGTTCTACTGCCTCAAGCCCACAGAGTACGCCATCGACACATCTGGTCCCTCCGCCGAGctcctcaagatcatgggCCGTCATCCTTACCGCCCTGCTCACATTCACATCATGGTCACCCACGATGATTACCTCGGTGTCACTGCTCAGCTGTACCCCAACGACGATCCTTATCTCGAGACCGACACTGCTTGCGCTGTCAAGGAcgatctcctccttgatttcaagcctgtcaaggatgagcCTAAGGGCGCTGTTCTCGATGTCGAGTACAACGTCAACCTTGCTTCCAAGAAGTACAAGCCTGACAACACCATGTTGATGCAGAACGCCAACCAAGACAAGTTCTAG
- a CDS encoding related to RTM1 protein: MDAPKSYYLYNPSEPLAGVVAGLYGVSFCITLWQIIRKKALVWLFMLLAIAMEVIGYAARAVSATKPTEKGPYVLQFTLVILPPVLMAGVIYVIFARIVFWVVPPESRTLRFLWVPARFITLLFVGFDIISLLLQLVAAVLIAGTDPTDPDAKNKLNLGKTLGLVGVSTQIAGFGLFTVSAIRFHFAARRLSPDFAKDNQEKHGIVKKWQTLLIVVNVSCLLILVRSIYREIDFAGGKDGTTHQKEWYLYVFDTLPILLVVFLYNVFFPGSYLKHLGFKVPKENQGAVLDSEAASKQVSTTAESV; the protein is encoded by the exons ATGGACGCACCCAAGTCTTACTATCTCTACAATCCTTCTGAGCCATTGGCAGGAGTCGTCGCGGGCCTTTATGGAGTGAGCTTCTGCATCACGCTCTGGCAAATCATTCGGAAGAAGGCCTTGGTATGGCTTTTCATGCTGCTTGCTATTGCGA TGGAGGTCATTGGCTACGCAGCTCGAGCCGTATCCGCTACCAAGCCGACAGAAAAAGGACCATACGTCCTTCAATTCACACTTGTGATCCTACCTCCAGTCTTGATGGCCGGTGTCATCTATGTTATCTTCGCTAGAATTGTCTTCTGGGTTGTTCCTCCGGAGTCGAGAACTCTTCGATTTCTCTGGGTGCCTG CTCGTTTCATtactcttctctttgttGGCTTCGATATCATctcgcttctcctccaactcGTCGCTGCAGTTCTCATCGCAGGCACCGACCCAACCGATCCTGATGCGAagaacaagctcaacctTGGCAAAACACTTGGTCTTGTCGGTGTGAGCACTCAAATTGCTGGCTTCGGTCTTTTTACTGTTTCCGCCATCCGATTCCACTTCGCTGCGAGACGGCTTAGCCCCGACTTTGCCAAGGACAATCAGGAGAAGCATGGTATTGTGAAGAAGTGGCAGACCCTACTAATTGTAGTTAACGTCTCATGCCTCCTCATTCTT GTCCGTTCAATCTATCGTGAGATTGACTTCGCTGGTGGCAAGGACGGCACTACCCACCAGAAAGAGTGGTA TTTATATGTCTTTGACACTCTTCCCATCTTgctcgtcgtcttcctctACAATGTCTTCTTTCCGGGTAGCTATCTCAAGCACCTTGGTTTCAAAGTGCCCAAAGAAAACCAGGGCGCGGTCCTGGACTCGGAGGCTGCTAGCAAGCAGGTCTCAACGACTGCCGAGTCTGTATGA
- a CDS encoding related to heterokaryon incompatibility protein (het-6OR allele), translating into MDQDLKAYTHQPLASHDSIRILYLQPGSGDSLIRCTLKEVLLGEAKGKYEAVSYVWGRSDITSTIICNGAALPVTTNLELGLRTFRLEDRSRYLWADAVCINQKDEGEKSQQVRKMDKIFREADHVLCWLGRDDNNVAEDCFRFIRHTRIAMEREFQPEWTMDNLISDTKLVGVSKTAREWDFVAQLFEISWFQRVWIVQEAALARACYLCWGIHQVHFYEALSIASWLAYSIHAPSLRKGARVGKLISDVFIDIMHTFDNRPTWRDMILFDKILEDLHPAKKQLYVDLLFCARSLRVTDQRDVIYSSLGSPLAHSVNGEVMVAPNYTEPWKQQQIRAAKALLRNPREGPHVLSMIVHDSMAELLDDGIPSWVPRWNTFDQKSTCPVPLISTYEYRQKPFRASLGSPLFNTTFPSPDTLSITGWKYDTIAWVSSKLEFVDLEEDLEEWKPYLREKNTLPIESVWLQLLEKTSIPPEELIGQFSLTLARGRPASDDHVDDLLLYCERLRTKAGTETTSPFPPKVSTSEVLSIAERSLPRSRDRRLAMTTQGRMALVPLIAEANDVCCIVQGMDVPMVFRKATNGTYKCLGETYCSGVMEGELLGPECTNEPEWTELHIR; encoded by the exons ATGGATCAAGATCTAAAGGCATACACGCATCAGCCCTTGGCATCGCATGATTCGATCCGTATTTTGTACCTCCAGCCGGGATCTGGCGATAGCTTAATCCGCTGTACCTTGAAGGAAGTGCTGCTGGGTGAGGCAAAAGGTAAATATGAGGCAGTTTCTTATGTTTGGGGCCGTTCGGACATCACATCTACGATTATTTGCAATGGTGCTGCACTTCCGGTAACGACCAATCTCGAGCTGGGACTCCGAACGTTCCGGTTGGAAGACAGATCCAGATATCTCTGGGCTGATGCAGTATGTATCAACCAAAAGGATGAGGGGGAGAAAAGCCAGCAAGTTCGAAAAATGGACAAGATCTTTCGCGAAGCAGATCATGTTCTGTGTTGGCTTGGTAGAGATGACAATAACGTGGCCGAAGACTGCTTCCGTTTTATTCGCCATACCAGAATAGCGATGGAACGGGAGTTTCAGCCAGAATGGACCATGGATAATCTGATAAGTGACACAAAGCTAGTTGGAGTATCAAAGACTGCCAGAGAATGGGATTTTGTTGCTCAACTCTTCGAGATCTCTTGGTTCCAACGTGTCTG GATTGTACAAGAAGCAGCACTTGCAAGAGCATGCTATCTGTGCTGGGGCATTCACCAAGTCCATTTCTACGAAGCGCTAAGCATTGCTAGCTGGTTGGCGTATTCCATCCACGCACCGTCTCTGAGGAAGGGGGCCAGAGTTGGAAAACTCATCAGTGATGTTTTCATAGACATCATGCATACGTTCGATAACCGACCAACCTGGAGAGACATGATTTTGTTTGACAAGATCCTGGAAGATCTTCATCCAGCTAAGAAACAGTTGTATGTGGACCTTTTGTTCTGTGCAAGGTCGCTCCGCGTTACGGACCAACGAGACGTGATTTACTCTTCCCTTGGAAGTCCCCTGGCTCATTCCGTCAACGGGGAGGTGATGGTCGCGCCGAATTACACTGAGCCATGGAAGCAACAGCAGATCAGGGCGGCAAAGGCTCTTCTGAGAAATCCACGAGAAGGACCCCACGTCCTTTCAATGATAGTCCATGACTCCATGGCGGAGCTTCTAGACGACGGGATTCCATCTTGGGTACCTCGGTGGAACACTTTTGACCAGAAGAGCACTTGCCCAGTGCCTCTCATTTCGACATATGAATATCGCCAAAAGCCTTTTCGAGCGAGTCTTGGAAGTCCCCTCTTCAACACGACCTTTCCATCACCAGATACTCTTTCCATAACGGGGTGGAAATATGATACCATCGCCTGGGTATCCTCGAAGCTTGAATTTGTCGATCTGGAAGAAGATCTCGAGGAGTGGAAGCCTTACCTGAGAGAAAAGAATACCCTTCCCATTGAATCAGTCtggctccagcttctcgaaAAGACTTCGATACCCCCGGAAGAGTTGATTGGACAATTCAGCTTGACCCTTGCACGTGGACGTCCAGCTTCTGAcgatcatgttgatgatctgTTGTTGTACTGCGAGAGACTTCGAACCAAGGCGGGAACAGAGACAACCTCTCCTTTCCCTCCAAAGGTCTCTACCTCGGAGGTTCTGTCAATCGCTGAGCGCTCACTCCCGCGGTCGAGGGATCGGCGCCTCGCGATGACAACTCAAGGAAGAATGGCATTGGTTCCCTTGATCGCTGAGGCCAACGATGTTTGTTGTATCGTCCAAGGCATGGATGTCCCTATGGTGTTTCGTAAAGCTACAAACGGTACATACAAGTGTCTTGGAGAGACCTACTGCTCTGGAGTGATGGAAGGAGAACTATTGGGTCCCGAGTGTACTAACGAACCTGAGTGGACGGAGCTCCATATTCGTTGA
- a CDS encoding alcohol dehydrogenase 1 family protein, with protein MTTATYKVAVLTSSQNHNAKPTFEIKQLSRPVPGPNEVLIRLSLTSLCGSDLGMALGHMGPVGKILGHEGVGKVAELGSNIANLDPSVQIGQRVGIAWIRDICGTCNMCADIANEGETRCVEALHSAKAYDGTFAEYTLVPLRYLARIPSTFDDIPDEEIAPILCGGVTAYKAIKNCNLTPGQWVVISGAGGGVGALGVAYAHAMGYRVIAVDAGPGKEEYCKAQGAEHYVDALSGVDPGKQVKDLTDGQGAKAVVVTATAAAAYQKAFDMLGPFGTLMCVSILPEEAKISFHPLWFIDNGWTVKGSAVGTRADILEALQFVKRRLVIPKIKWANLEDIEDLMEQMSKGQLEGKYVMKL; from the exons ATGACGACGGCTACTTATAAAGTTGCTGTTCTTACT TCATCACAGAACCACAATGCCAAGCCCACGTTTGAGATCAAGCAACTCTCAAGGCCTGTCCCCGGTCCAAATGAAGTCCTCATCCGCCTTTCGCTCACCAGTCTATGCGGCTCTGATCTAGGCATGGCTCTGGGTCATATGGGACCCGTGGGGAAGATCCTCGGTCATGAGGGCGTTGGCAAGGTCGCAGAGCTTGGCTCCAATATTGCTAACTTGGATCCCAGCGTTCAAATTGGCCAGAGAGTCGGAATAGCGTGGATCAGAGATATTTGTGGAACCTGCAACATGTGCGCTGATATTGCTAACGAGGGCGAGACGCGATGCGTTGAGGCTTTGCACTCTGCCAAAGCATATGACGGCACTTTTGCTGAATATACTCTTGTGCCGCTGCGTTACCTGGCGCGTATCCCATCAACCTTTGATGATATTCCCGACGAAGAGATCGCGCCTATTCTTTGCGGAGGTGTCACAGCTTACAAGGCTATCAAGAACTGCAACCTCACGCCAGGCCAATGGGTTGTCATCTCCGGCGCAGGTGGCGGTGTAGGAGCTCTAGGTGTTGCGTATGCTCACGCAATGGGCTATCGAGTCATTGCTGTTGACGCAGGTCCTGGGAAAGAAGAATACTGCAAGGCTCAGGGCGCTGAACATTATGTTGATGCTTTGTCTGGTGTAGATCCAGGAAAGCAAGTCAAGGATCTGACGGATGGTCAAGGAGCTAAGGCCGTCGTCGTCACcgccactgctgctgctgcgtaTCAGAAGGCGTTCGACATGCTGGGACCTTTCGGCACATTGATGTGCGTGTCGATTCTACCAGAAGAGGCCAAGATTTCCTTCCACCCACTCTGGTTCATTGATAATGGCTGGACTGTGAAAGGCTCGGCAGTGGGGACTAGGGCTGATATCCTTGAGGCTTTGCAATTTGTCAAGCGAAGACTTGTTATCCCCAAGATCAAGTGGGCCAACCTCGAAGATATTGAGGATCTGATGGAGCAGATGTCTAAAGGACAG TTGGAGGGAAAGTATGTTATGAAGCTGTAG
- a CDS encoding related to HNM1-Choline permease, translating to MTEKHEIPDNASLTPSQAAGKTFATHHLHGGEQLEKRYSPLSVLAFAFTTTNSWMAFASGIAIPLACGGGPSIIYGLIAGGVIMATINIGFAELASAFPSAGGQYHIVFMAFPASTRRVAAFYTGWISIIYLMAATASCNFFAASSVLDLVQLWHPSYNIQAWHTYLMHILLCIIAFAATSRFPAAIGRLTTTIFWLSLVGFIASMVTLLAVSDHKQSASTVFKDYKNVSGWGDGWAMITSITACLWAYSGVDGPTHLAEEVPNPSKNVPRAIFLTIGLGISTVVAWTIALMFSIKDVDAIIESTVPILEVYNQALNNRVATTIWSVYYIVMFYDIVLNLFIFSGRTIWSFSRDGGVPFSAFLSHLNWASPVRATAVMLALQIIIGVLYVASSTAYNSFIGLTLFALNITVTLPQAALLVRGRSCLPERSFSLGKAGYAVNTAATLFVALFSVSFCFPAFMPVTASSMNYLIVVMAVGLVFTTALWFGGLRKTFTGPQISLEGEDQ from the coding sequence ATGACCGAGAAACACGAAATTCCCGACAATGCGTCCTTGACGCCCTCCCAAGCTGCTGGCAAGACATTCGCCACCCATCACCTCCACGGCGGTGAACAGCTTGAGAAGCGATACAGTCCTCTTTCTGTCCTCGCTTTTGCCTTTACCACCACCAATTCTTGGATGGCCTTTGCATCAGGCATTGCCATACCGCTTGCTTGTGGTGGAGGACCCTCGATCATCTATGGCTTGATCGCTGGTGGCGTCATCATGGCCACCATCAACATTGGTTTCGCTGAATTGGCTTCAGCGTTTCCTTCGGCTGGTGGACAGTATCACATCGTCTTCATGGCCTTTCCCGCGTCTACCAGACGCGTTGCTGCTTTTTATACTGGTTGGATCTCCATTATCTACCTGATGGCTGCGACAGCGTCTTGCAACTTTTTCGCTGCCAGTTCTGTTCTAGATCTTGTCCAACTGTGGCACCCATCATATAACATCCAGGCTTGGCATACGTATTTGATGCATATCCTACTGTGTATTATTGCCTTTGCCGCCACTTCCCGGTTCCCTGCTGCCATCGGCCGCTTGACTACTACCATCTTCTGGCTGTCCTTAGTCGGTTTCATCGCTTCTATGGTCACTCTTCTTGCTGTTAGTGATCATAAGCAGTCAGCTTCTACTGTCTTCAAGGACTACAAAAACGTCAGTGGATGGGGAGATGGCTGGGCAATGATCACCTCTATCACTGCCTGCTTATGGGCCTAcagtggtgttgatggtcCTACCCATTTGGCAGAAGAGGTGCCAAACCCAAGTAAAAATGTTCCTCGGGCTATTTTCTTGACCATTGGCCTCGGTATCTCCACTGTCGTTGCCTGGACTATCGCCCTTATGTTCTCCATCAAGGATGTCGATGCCATCATTGAGTCGACAGTACCTATTCTCGAGGTCTACAACCaagctctcaacaacagagTTGCCACCACCATCTGGTCTGTCTATTACATCGTTATGTTCTACGATATTGTTCTAAActtgttcatcttctctgGTCGAACCATATGGTCCTTCTCCAGAGACGGAGGTGTCCCATTCTCAGCATTCCTGTCACATCTCAACTGGGCCAGTCCCGTTCGAGCTACTGCAGTCATGCTTGCCCTGCAGATCATTATTGGAGTTCTGTACGTTGCTTCAAGCACTGCTTATAACAGCTTTATTGGCCTTACACTCTTTGCACTCAACATTACTGTCACTCTTCCCCAGGCCGCGCTACTTGTTCGAGGGCGTAGCTGCCTTCCTGAGAGATCTTTCTCACTTGGCAAAGCAGGATATGCCGTAAACACTGCGGCTACACTATTTGTTGCATTGTTCTCTGTCAGTTTTTGTTTTCCTGCCTTCATGCCTGTTACGGCATCTTCAATGAACTATCTTATCGTAGTTATGGCAGTTGGCCTGGTATTTACCACTGCACTCTGGTTTGGTGGTCTTCGAAAGACTTTCACTGGACCCCAGATCAGTCTGGAGGGCGAGGATCAGTAG
- a CDS encoding related to PET8 protein, member of the mitochondrial carrier (MCF) family: MSASTNADATDISLAAAFAALSVEFVVHPFDTLITRIQSPEYVPKYRSHEGKLQPALFRGLYRGLTPTVVTTIPASVTFFTIYETAKTALQPKEGLRHGSLSQTAVHAASSALADMVACAIINPSEVLKQNAQVARFSEGGVQRNPMLASLKHFARHPLKLWTGYTVLVAGNLPRTSLTFSIYEYLKGAWLRRSKKSESIAEQVKVSGITAGIGGSIASLLFVPIDVVKTRMRLPEVAPPSHHLQPEALFTSSLSREKARKPAARGPITIAKGILIRDGISGLFRGATITCVAAAVGNGLFLGCYEGLKLHYAREASKSELVQ; the protein is encoded by the exons ATGTCCGCCTCAACCAACGCGGATGCTACGGACATATCCTTG GCCGCTGCTTTCGCGGCACTGAGCGTTGAATTTGTGGTGCACCCATTCGATACTCTCATTACACGCATTCAATCCCCCGAATATGTACCCAAATACCGGAGCCACGAAGGCAAACTCCAACCGGCACTGTTCCGAGGCCTTTATCGCGGCTTGACACCAACCGTCGTCACGACCATTCCGGCATCTGTCACTTTCTTCACCATCTACGAAACAGCCAAGACTGCTCTTCAACCGAAGGAGGGTCTCAGGCATGGGAGTCTGTCTCAGACAGCTGTTCATGCCGCCAGCAGCGCGCTGGCTGATATGGTCGCCtgcgccatcatcaacccGTCGGAAGTCCTCAAGCAGAACGCGCAAGTTGCCAGATTCTCAGAAGGTGGCGTCCAGCGCAATCCCATGTTGGCCTCGCTCAAGCACTTCGCAAGGCATCCCCTGAAGCTATGGACAGGTTATACGGTCTTGGTAGCTGGAAATCTGCCACGCACCAGCCTCACATTTTCCATTTACGAGTATCTGAAAGGCGCTTGGCTCAGGAGATCGAAGAAGTCCGAGAGCATAGCGGAACAAGTCAAAGTGAGCGGAATCACTGCTGGTATCGGCGGTTCAATAGCCTCGCTTCTCTTTGTTCCTATTGACGTCGTGAAAACCAGGATGCGGTTGCCGGAAGTCGCTCCTCCCAGTCATCATTTACAGCCAGAAGCATTGTTCACGTCTTCGCTAAGCCGCGAGAAAGCTAGAAAGCCTGCTGCGAGAGGCCCTATTACCATTGCCAAGGGCATCTTGATAAGAGATGGGATTTCAGGGCTGTTCAGAGGGGCAACTATCACTTGCGTAGCGGCTGCTGTGGGGAACGGATTGTTCTTGGGTTGTTATGAAGGGCTCAAGTTGCACTATGCCCGTGAAGCTTCAAAGAGTGAGCTCGTCCAATAA
- a CDS encoding related to transcription activator protein acu-15 translates to MSEPDPRATEAQQTRAFVRRKRQQVGRACDGCRLQRIKCDTSVPCLNCRTRGRECSNNNSPTVSTLPQAQDEIDKLKRRVKELEAQLLQARNNDTPASQQQEPTPPGGSPALTRPAPQESTKTKFWDGVYLRPARSPHSAWFGPSSLYFFIHRLSTFLSAQADHMLIHLASNLEQLGQSTAPQDSSRLLAPLTRVNEEGFYLTPVQEGFFINLYWETYHTCIYAVVDEASFKAHYQSLYVDVPAGSPRRPSALVDIILAMCMQYHTSALPCGQQGNILEDNDATMAGRWYYRRAQTLLACEVESPSISTLQCHLLCALYVCGGSFHNMADTTISLAIRTAYMLGLHLDPPPTMPRREREFRRRLWWSVFEADSKVGMKVGRPFLIRDSYVMPELPSDTLEAAIESGSAFPPIGDNATWLSLNLQRTKLYQTARALNQAFFGHTLNIADGNSVYDDPRTMEDLANAWSPRTVGLTEWAKQIPQALKSNRENGSPYSFDDSILDIEQFAPQWLQRQRLQLELEYHHLCIGLHRPFLSFALQQGSSATAMAAKCAQHAMQLTNITHQVLSKTSILNGWHEAFQWQWSAAMTLVGFAVAYLTHPLAPAVRSSIKVAVSVLDIFAHSFDAASKAAVIVRTLHTNIESVMAQLEMQSSPTAVATMDNPLLYNLPVQGGMPNTVPNQFDALGGDFDLLDMAMNVDFWADLDMLLPGISGSTTDITAT, encoded by the coding sequence ATGAGTGAACCAGACCCTCGAGCGACTGAAGCTCAACAAACGCGAGCATTTGTGAGGCGGAAGAGACAACAAGTTGGCAGAGCCTGTGACGGCTGTCGACTCCAGCGGATAAAATGCGACACCAGCGTTCCATGCCTCAACTGCCGCACGCGCGGTCGTGAGTGCAGCAACAATAACTCGCCTACTGTGTCGACTCTTCCTCAAGCGCAAGATGAGATCGATAAACTGAAGCGTCGAGTGaaagagcttgaagctcaACTTTTGCAGGCGCGTAATAACGACACGCCCGCTTCACAACAACAGGAACCGACGCCGCCTGGCGGATCACCAGCTCTCACAAGACCAGCTCCTCAGGAAAGTACTAAGACAAAATTTTGGGATGGCGTGTACCTTCGCCCAGCACGGTCGCCGCACAGCGCTTGGTTCGGACCTTCGTCACTTTACTTCTTCATTCATCGACTCAGCACATTTCTTAGCGCTCAAGCCGACCACATGCTTATTCACCTAGCCAGTAACCTCGAACAGTTGGGCCAGTCAACCGCACCACAAGATTCTTCACGACTGTTGGCGCCACTCACGCGAGTCAACGAGGAAGGCTTTTATCTCACCCCGGTCCAGGAAGGGTTCTTCATAAACCTGTATTGGGAGACCTACCATACATGCATCTATGCCGTGGTCGATGAGGCGAGCTTCAAGGCGCATTATCAATCGCTATACGTTGATGTGCCAGCCGGATCCCCGAGAAGACCATCCGCATTGGTGGACATCATACTCGCTATGTGTATGCAATATCACACGTCGGCGCTCCCATGCGGCCAGCAAGGCAATATCCTCGAAGACAACGATGCAACAATGGCCGGTCGATGGTACTACCGAAGAGCGCAGACTCTCTTGGCTTGCGAAGTCGAGAGCCCATCCATCTCCACTCTTCAATGCCATTTGCTCTGCGCTTTGTACGTCTGCGGGGGATCCTTCCACAACATGGCCGACACAACCATTTCCCTTGCGATCCGGACAGCTTATATGCTGGGCTTGCACTTGGATCCACCGCCGACGATGCCACGGCGCGAGCGCGAATTCCGACGACGACTATGGTGGTCCGTTTTCGAGGCTGATTCCAAGGTCGGTATGAAAGTCGGCCGCCCGTTCCTCATTCGCGACTCGTACGTCATGCCTGAACTACCCAGCGATACTCTTGAGGCAGCGATTGAGTCAGGCTCGGCATTTCCTCCCATCGGAGATAATGCGACATGGCTGAGTCTCAACTTGCAGCGCACGAAGCTGTACCAAACCGCAAGAGCTCTCAATCAAGCTTTTTTCGGGCACACGCTCAACATAGCCGATGGGAACTCCGTCTATGATGACCCAAGAACAATGGAAGATCTCGCAAATGCCTGGAGCCCGCGAACAGTAGGTCTCACAGAGTGGGCGAAGCAGATCCCCCAAGCCCTCAAGTCAAACCGGGAAAATGGCAGCCCTTACTCCTTCGACGACTCCATTCTCGATATCGAGCAGTTTGCACCACAGTGGCTTCAGCGACAGCGCTTGCAATTGGAACTTGAGTATCACCACCTCTGTATCGGTCTCCATCGTCCGTTCCTATCTTTCGCTCTACAACAGGGAAGTTCGGCAACCGCAATGGCAGCCAAATGCGCTCAACATGCGATGCAGCTCACAAACATAACTCACCAAGTCTTGTCCAAGACCTCAATACTCAACGGCTGGCATGAAGCTTTCCAGTGGCAGTGGAGCGCTGCGATGACCTTGGTCGGATTTGCTGTTGCGTATCTGACTCACCCGCTTGCGCCCGCCGTACGCTCATCCATAAAGGTCGCTGTCTCTgttctcgacatcttcgcTCATAGCTTCGATGCTGCCTCCAAAGCCGCTGTCATCGTCCGTACCCTGCACACGAACATCGAGTCTGTCATGGCCCAGCTTGAGATGCAATCAAGCCCAACGGCCGTGGCAACGATGGATAATCCCCTTTTGTATAATCTACCTGTTCAAGGAGGAATGCCGAACACAGTTCCCAATCAGTTTGATGCACTCGGTGGAGAtttcgatcttcttgatatGGCGATGAACGTGGACTTTTGGGCTGATCTCGACATGCTTCTACCAGGGATTTCGGGGTCAACAACTGATATAACTGCTACTTAG
- a CDS encoding related to NonF protein, involved in nonactin biosynthesis produces MSPARRALISVTSASATLFDGKETTGLFISEALHPYKVLRAAGFEVDLASETGTYTPDWLSQQPDFLNGEDLAIWNDTNSEFRKKLDNMPKASELDPSKYGLFYASAGHAALIDYPTASSLQNIAAQVWASGGVVSTVCHGPAIFANLIDPTTNEPLIKGKKITGFTTEAENTMKIMGELRSWGSELVEETAARLGATYERAPGIWDDFHIVDGRLVTGQNPASATSTAEAAVAVFEKL; encoded by the exons ATGTCTCCTGCTCGCCGTGCCCTCATCAGCGTCACCTCCGCTTCTGCCACCCTCTTTGACGGCAAAGAGACCACCGGCCTCTTCATCAGCGAAGCTCTTCATCCCTACAAGGTCTTGAGAGCTGCGGGATTTGAGGTCGACCTTGCCTCGGAAACTGGCACTTATACACCCGACTGGCTCTCTCAGCAGCCTGACTTCCTCAACGGCGAGGATCTGGCTATCTGGAACGACACCAACAGCGAGTTCcgcaagaagctcgacaaTATGCCCAAGGCCTCTGAGCTTGACCCATCCAAGTATGGTCTGTTCTACGCCTCAGCTGGACATGCGGCTCTGATTGACTACCCCACTGCATCTTCTCTCCAGAACATCGCTGCTCAGGTCTGGGCTAGCGGCGGAGTCGTCTCGACTGTTTGCCACGGCCCGGCTATCTTTGCCAATCTCATTGACCCAACCACCAATGAGCCTTTGAtcaagggaaagaagatcACCGGCTTCAccactgaagctgagaacacgatgaagatcatggGCGAGCTTCGAAGCTGGGGCTCCGAGTTGGTCGAGGAAACCGCCGCTCGCCTTGGCGCAACCT ATGAGCGTGCACCCGGTATCTGGGATGACTTCCATATCGTTGATGGTCGCTTGGTCACTGGTCAGAACCCAGCCAGCGCTACTTCGACTGCTGAGGCGGCTGTAGCTGTATTTGAAAAGCTTTGA